CTCTTGGGACGCGATGGCGTTACCCAGGGAAAAAACGATTGACCGGTCGTTGCAGGCCGAGATGATCGCGCAATGTCGTTCCCTCATACTCCTTTCGGAACAGGCCGCGTCTTTGCAGTTCCGGCACAAGCAGGTTCGTGAAATCGTCAAGACCGGCAGGCAGGAACGGGAACGTGACATTGAAGCCGTCCGAACCCTCTTCGTATAGCCATCGCTCCATCTCGTCGGCGATGGTTTTGGCCGTGCCGACAAATGCGAGACCTCCATAACCACCCAGTCGCTGGGCGAGCTGGCGCACCGTCAGGCCTTCACTTCTGGCAAGTTCGATCACCCTTTCGCGGCTGGATTTGCTGGCATTCGTTTCGGGAATATCGGGCAGGGGAGCATCGGGATCGAAGCTCGAAGCATCGTGGCCAAGGGCAATGGAAAGCGAGGCTATCGCGCTTTCATAGTGGACGAGACTGTCGAGCCTGGCGCGTTTGGCCCTCGCTTCTTCCACGGTATCAGCGACCAGAACGAAGGCGCCCGGCAGAATGACAATGCCGTCGCGGGAACGGCCTGCCGCGACAGTCCTGTCCTTGACGTCCTTATAAAAGGCTTTTCCCGCCGCAAGCGTGGGTGTCGCCGCAAAAACCACCTCTGCCGTTTCGGCGGCAAGCTGGCGTCCCGGCTCCGACGCCCCGGCTTGAACGATGACGGGCCAACCCTGCACCGGACGCGCGATATTGAGCGGCCCGCGCACGGAAAATTCGGGCCCTTTGTGGTCGAGCACATGCATTTTGTCAGGTTCGAAGAACAGCCCGCTATCGACGTCCCGGATAAAGGCATCATCGGAGAAGGAGTCCCAGAGGCCGGTGACGACATCGTAGAATTCCCGCGCCCGGCCATAACGCTCGGCATGATCGGGCTGTACGTCGCGGCCGAAATTCCGGGCCGCATCCGGATTTGACGTGGTGACGATGTTCCAGCCGGCGCGGCCGTTGCTGAGGTGATCGAGCGACGCAAAACGCCGGGCGACGTGATAGGGCTCATCGAATGTGGTGGAGGCGGTGGCGACCAGCCCGATGCGGGAGGTAACGGCGGCGAGTGCCGAAAGCAGGGTGAAGGGCTCGAAGGAGGTGACGGTGTGGCTGCGGCGCAGGGCTTCCGTCGGCATGTTCAGCACCGCCAGATGGTCGGCCATGAAGAATGCATCGAATTTCGCCGCTTCAAGCTGTTGCGCAAAGCGCGCCAGGTGGGTGAAATTGAAATTCGCATCCGGGAAGGATCCCGGGTAACGCCATGCGCCCGTGTGGAGACTGACGGGCCGCATAAATGCGCCGAGATGCAGTTTGCGATCATTTGCCATTGGGCTTCACTCACTCGTCGATGTTTCTGATACGGGCTGCTTGTGCCGATGGCCTCTAACAGGCGAAGGCAGGCCCGATATTTATCGCAACGATATCCCTGCCGGGGCGTTGGCGCGGCAAAGACTATTCCGATTATGATTTGCAAACCGAAAGATTTTTCCTGAAATTGTTCATTTGGCGATGATCCCGTCACAGGGCCGGGTTTGTTTCGGCCTTGATGAGCGCGAGAATCGACAGGCCGACCCTCACTTCCTGCCGCCTGCGCCAAAATTTGCTGAAAACCGCAAATGATTAGAAGAATTTTGCTTTCAGCATCTGGGCTTCTGTGTTTCTTATAATGCTTAAATAGAATTTTTGACGCCTATTAATTCAGAAATAACATGATGAAAGATCGCAAAACCAATGCTGTGTCCTCTAATGCTGTCGGCTTGCCAGCGCTTGAGGCGAGGCTTGCGCAGGAGCTGGCGCTGCTCGAGCGGCCGGCGAAGCCGTGGGTGCCGCGTATGCAGCTCGATGGCGTCGAAGTGCTGGATGTCGCGGTCATCGGCGCTGGACTTTGCGGGCTAACCGCGCTGGCCGCCCTGTCATTTGCCGGAATCGACAATATCAGGTCTGTCGACAAGGCGCCGAGCGGGCGGGAGGGTCCTTGGGTCACAAGCGCGCGCATGGAAACATTGCGCACCCGCAAGGAACTCGCCGGGCCGGCGCTCGGTGTGCCGTCCCTGACATTCCGCGCATGGTTCGAGGCGCAGTTCGGTGTCCGTGCCTACGACGATATGGACCTCATCCCGCGTGAATTATGGATGGCCTATATGGTCTGGTATCGCACCGTGCTGGCGCTGCCGGTGACCAACGAGACCGCGCTTGTCAGCCTCGTTTTGCGTGAGGATGGGCTGCTCGAACTCGTTCTGAAAGGGCCGGAGGGACCAGCAAAGGTTCTGGCGCGGCGGGTAATACTGGCGACGGGGCTCGATGGCCTCGGCGCGCCGCGCCTGCCGGATGTGGCGAAAACGGTTCCTGCCCGCTTCGTGCGTCACAGCGGCGACGTATTCGATGTGAGCGCCTTGCGCGGCAGGCGCGTCGCCGTGGTCGGCGCTGGTGCTTCGGCGATGGACAATGCAGCCGCAGCACTCGAGGCTGGCGCTGCCCGGGTCGATCTTTTCATTCGAAGGACCGATATCCCCCGGGTCGAAAAATTCGGCGGCATCGCAAGCCTCGGGATGACCCACGGTTATATCGGCCTGCCTGAGGCCGATCGCTGGGCTTTCATGGTCGAAGCGGAGCGCACGCAGATTCCGCCGCCGCGCCACAGCGTCCTCAGGGTCTCGCGCCACGACAATGCGTTCTTCCATCTGGCCAGTCCCGTTCTCAGCCTGACCGAGGTTGACGACGCGGTGGAGATCGAGACCCCGAAGGGGCGCTATCCGGCCGATCTCATCATTTTCGCCACCGGCTTCGACGTCGATTTCGCCCGGCGGCCGGAATTTACCGCACTGAGCGACCGCGTCCTGCTCTGGCGCGACGCCTACCAGCCGCCCGCCGGACAGAGCAACGATGTGCTGGGGTCCTATCCCTATCTCGGACCTGCCTTCGAGTTTCTGCCGAAACCGGATCTGTCGGCCGCCGAGGCGGAGACGATTTCCCGTATCCACTGCTTTGCCTATCCGGCAGTTCCATCCCACGGGAAAATCACCAGCGGCATTCCGGCAGTCAGCCAGGGGGCGGAGCGTCTGGCGCAGGGCATTGCCCGCTCGCTGTTCGTCGAAGACCGCGCCCGTCATTACCATACATTCATGAATCACGACGCCGCTGAAATCACCGGCGACGAATGGCGCGACGCAGATGCGCAGGACAAGACCAAGGAGCATGCCAATGGCTGAAGCGGCGCTGAAACTGGAGATATTTTACGGCATCTCCTCACCATGGGCTTATTTCGGCGCGCCAAGGGCGGTCGAAGTCGCCCGCACACATGGCGCCGCAATCGTGCTGCGGCCCATCCGCATCATCGAGGCCAATGGCGGCATTCCGCTGCGCAGCCGTCCGGATGCCCGGCAGAATTATCATGCCGTGGAACTGGACCGGTGGCGGCGTTATCTCGCCATGCCGCTTAACCTGACTCCGAAGTTTTACCCCTGCGCCACCATCGAGCGCGCCGCCCAGCTCGTCATCGCCGCGCAGACGGCCGGGCTTGATGCGATCGGCCTCTCCTTCGCCATCCAGCGCGCCCTGTGGAGCGAAGACCGCGACATCGCCGATCTCGAGACGCTGCGCGCCATTGCGCAGGCGGTGCTCGGACCCGAAGGCGCAGCGCTTGCGCGCGATCCGCAGCCGCAGGACGTCGTTGCGGAATGGCAGGGAAATCTTGCCGAAGCCGAGCGTCTCGGCATTTTCGGAACACCTACCTATGTGGTGAACGGCGAGCTTTTCTGGGGGCAGGATCGCCTGGAATTCGCAAGCCGCGCCCTTGGGGCGCTCAAGCAGCAACTTTCACAATCCGCCGTGAGGACATCCGCATGACCGATGCCGCAAAACTCCACAATGAGGCCATCGTCATCGACGGTCTGCAAACCTGCCAGTGGAGCAGATCCATATTCGAGGACATGCGTGCCGGCGGCCTCACCGCCGTCAACGTCTCAAGCGTGATCTGGGAAAATTTCCGCGAGGGCATCGGTTATGTCAGCGAATGGAAGCGTTTCCTGCGGGAAAACGACGATCTGATCCGCCTGGTGCGCACGGTGGCCGATATTCACGCGGCCAAGGCGGAAAATAGAACGGGCATCATCATCGGCTGGCAGAACACCTCGCCGCTCGAGGACAAGCTTGATTATGTGGAGATTTTTAGGGATCTCGGCGTCGGCATCATGCAACTGACCTACAATACCCAGAATTATTCCGGCGCGGGTTATCTTGAGGAAAATGACAGCGGCCTGACCGGCTTCGGCCGTGAGGTGCTTGGGGAGATGAACCGCGTCGGCGTGCTCTGCGATCTCAGCCATGTCGGCGACAAAACCACGGCGGATGTCATCGCCCGCTCCAAAGCACCGGTCTGCATCTCGCATGTGCTGCCGCGCGCGCTTCGCGACGTGAAACGCAACAAGCCGGATGAACTCTTGAAGGCCTGTGCGGAAAAGGGCGGCATCGTCGGCATCAGCCTTTT
The DNA window shown above is from Agrobacterium tumefaciens and carries:
- a CDS encoding LLM class flavin-dependent oxidoreductase, encoding MANDRKLHLGAFMRPVSLHTGAWRYPGSFPDANFNFTHLARFAQQLEAAKFDAFFMADHLAVLNMPTEALRRSHTVTSFEPFTLLSALAAVTSRIGLVATASTTFDEPYHVARRFASLDHLSNGRAGWNIVTTSNPDAARNFGRDVQPDHAERYGRAREFYDVVTGLWDSFSDDAFIRDVDSGLFFEPDKMHVLDHKGPEFSVRGPLNIARPVQGWPVIVQAGASEPGRQLAAETAEVVFAATPTLAAGKAFYKDVKDRTVAAGRSRDGIVILPGAFVLVADTVEEARAKRARLDSLVHYESAIASLSIALGHDASSFDPDAPLPDIPETNASKSSRERVIELARSEGLTVRQLAQRLGGYGGLAFVGTAKTIADEMERWLYEEGSDGFNVTFPFLPAGLDDFTNLLVPELQRRGLFRKEYEGTTLRDHLGLQRPVNRFFPG
- a CDS encoding FAD/NAD(P)-binding protein, producing MKDRKTNAVSSNAVGLPALEARLAQELALLERPAKPWVPRMQLDGVEVLDVAVIGAGLCGLTALAALSFAGIDNIRSVDKAPSGREGPWVTSARMETLRTRKELAGPALGVPSLTFRAWFEAQFGVRAYDDMDLIPRELWMAYMVWYRTVLALPVTNETALVSLVLREDGLLELVLKGPEGPAKVLARRVILATGLDGLGAPRLPDVAKTVPARFVRHSGDVFDVSALRGRRVAVVGAGASAMDNAAAALEAGAARVDLFIRRTDIPRVEKFGGIASLGMTHGYIGLPEADRWAFMVEAERTQIPPPRHSVLRVSRHDNAFFHLASPVLSLTEVDDAVEIETPKGRYPADLIIFATGFDVDFARRPEFTALSDRVLLWRDAYQPPAGQSNDVLGSYPYLGPAFEFLPKPDLSAAEAETISRIHCFAYPAVPSHGKITSGIPAVSQGAERLAQGIARSLFVEDRARHYHTFMNHDAAEITGDEWRDADAQDKTKEHANG
- a CDS encoding 2-hydroxychromene-2-carboxylate isomerase; translation: MAEAALKLEIFYGISSPWAYFGAPRAVEVARTHGAAIVLRPIRIIEANGGIPLRSRPDARQNYHAVELDRWRRYLAMPLNLTPKFYPCATIERAAQLVIAAQTAGLDAIGLSFAIQRALWSEDRDIADLETLRAIAQAVLGPEGAALARDPQPQDVVAEWQGNLAEAERLGIFGTPTYVVNGELFWGQDRLEFASRALGALKQQLSQSAVRTSA
- a CDS encoding dipeptidase, giving the protein MTDAAKLHNEAIVIDGLQTCQWSRSIFEDMRAGGLTAVNVSSVIWENFREGIGYVSEWKRFLRENDDLIRLVRTVADIHAAKAENRTGIIIGWQNTSPLEDKLDYVEIFRDLGVGIMQLTYNTQNYSGAGYLEENDSGLTGFGREVLGEMNRVGVLCDLSHVGDKTTADVIARSKAPVCISHVLPRALRDVKRNKPDELLKACAEKGGIVGISLFAPGLAAGNDATVEDYLDAMAYVIDLVGEDHVGIGTDFSQERPRPGPWQLWANRDKGTARTLTEFATVKISKPKGIERIGEVPNITARMLARGWSETLVLKLLGQNWLRVLDAAWRPAV